The following proteins are encoded in a genomic region of Gadus macrocephalus chromosome 19, ASM3116895v1:
- the spic gene encoding transcription factor Spi-C: protein MVLAEGPPYKMSALDTDINQHFQDAIDVIQHHSESPYSDPGYKYYETLGTHQPLGCQISCYLVTPTHPDTLSPVYDWTSAPLGSQHLQSSGQSWPPGVPEVSVGQPVALESPQFYPVLPVPRHGKGRKKLRLYEYLHEALSDPAMADSIQWTDTANGTFHFVSKNKERLAECWGQRKGNRKTMTYQKMARALRNYSRSGEIIKVRRKLTYQFNPAILQRLGGIDQGPQLRAPANPSGPGGAQGPPGEPASYGPDWYSWYGHYPLQEQWFSATDPRHL, encoded by the exons ATGGTCTTGGCTGAGGGTCCACCATACAAGATG AGTGCCTTGGACACCGACATCAACCAGCATTTCCAGGATGCAATAGATGTTATTCAGCATCACTCGGAGAGCCCTTACAGCGACCCAG GGTACAAATACTACGAGACGCTGGGGACACACCAGCCGCTGGGCTGTCAGATCTCCTGTTACCTGGTGACGCCCACCCACCCCGACACCCTGAGCCCCGTGTACGACTGGACCAGCGCGCCGCTGGGCAGCCAACACTTGCAGAGCAGCGGG CAGTCGTGGCCCCCGGGGGTCCCTGAAGTCTCGGTGGGTCAACCCGTAGCACTTGAGTCCCCACAGTTCTACCCCGTCCTACCGGTTCCCAGACACGGAAAAG GTCGCAAGAAGCTGCGTCTCTACGAGTACCTGCACGAGGCGCTGAGCGACCCGGCCATGGCCGACTCCATCCAGTGGACCGACACGGCCAACGGCACCTTCCACTTCGTCTCCAAGAACAAGGAGCGACTGGCCGAGTGCTGGGGCCAGCGCAAGGGCAACCGCAAGACCATGACCTACCAGAAGATGGCTCGCGCCCTGCGCAACTACAGCCGCAGCGGCGAGATCATCAAGGTGCGCCGCAAACTCACCTACCAGTTCAACCCGGCCATCCTCCAGAGGCTGGGCGGTATAGACCAGGGGCCCCAGCTGAGGGCCCCCGCCAACCCCTCCGGGCCGGGTGGAGCTCAGGGGCCGCCTGGGGAGCCCGCGTCTTATGGGCCTGATTGGTACAGCTGGTATGGGCACtaccctctgcaggaacagtggTTTTCGGCCACAGACCCACGACACCTTTGA
- the spi2 gene encoding transcription factor Spi-B, whose product MNSLQDNQSDLEVIMDFLEEYYRQNRDNGLGNLDDVYWTTSVSVDDPSCEHQHFTCHETLNPKPVLLQPILKQESDVTPSHIPATVSGPWVLNRKCDPDDELGHHTAIGRSAAHTSPGTGRKTRLFHFLFEMLEDPAMAHCVSWVPAAANSTGVFRFSSGNKDQVAALWGQRKGNKRPMTYQKMSRALRNYARSGEIFKVKRKLTYQFGPDTLQSLQQCRHGRH is encoded by the exons ATG AATTCCTTGCAGGATAACCAATCAGATCTGGAGGTGATTATGGACTTTCTAGAGGAGTACTACAGGCAGAATCGGGACAACGGATTGGGAAATC TGGATGATGTCTACTGGACAACAAGTGTGTCCGTGGACGACCCATCATGTGAACATCAGCACTTCACCTGTCACGAGACCCTC AACCCAAAGCCTGTCCTCCTACAACCAATTCTGAAACAAGAGAGCGACGTGACACCGAGCCACATCCCAGCCACCGTATCTGGCCCCTGGGTGCTTAATAGGAAGTGTGACCCTGACGATGAGCTGGGCCACCACACCGCGATAGGGCGGTCTGCTGCACACACCTCGCCTGGCACAG GCAGGAAAACCAGGCTGTTTCATTTTTTGTTCGAGATGTTGGAGGACCCCGCCATGGCCCACTGTGTGTCCTGGGTGCCGGCGGCGGCCAACAGCACCGGCGTGTTCCGGTTCTCCTCTGGGAACAAGGACCAGGTGGCGGCGCTCTGGGGCCAGCGGAAGGGCAATAAGAGGCCCATGACGTATCAGAAGATGTCGCGAGCGCTGAGAAACTACGCGCGCTCCGGGGAGATCTTCAAGGTGAAGAGGAAGCTCACCTACCAGTTCGGCCCGGACACCCTGCAGTCACTACAGCAGTGTCGCCATGGCCGACATTAG